Proteins found in one Coffea eugenioides isolate CCC68of chromosome 5, Ceug_1.0, whole genome shotgun sequence genomic segment:
- the LOC113771096 gene encoding receptor-like protein EIX1, with amino-acid sequence MGGLRLFSEFLLIAAILLCFPSINTDATCITSEKQALLDFKKSLIDPSGQLSSWNDNVDCCQWQAVICSNKSGHVIQLRLQNPVDDLELALSGNINHSLLNLTQLRHLDLSLNDFSGLQIPTFLGSLKSLRYLNLSQARFQGMVPYQLGNLSSLRTLSVAGEFWSPLQSDNLQWLAGLSNLKHLDLSHVDLSPASNWLAVINMIPSLVEVRLSSCHLFQISQLIHSNFSSLTVLDLSGNDFRHVIPRWIFDLPSLASLDLSKNLLLGPLPRGPWNMTSLNYLDLSSNHLDGSLPDELIHRNNLISLNLQGNQFEGSLDGIRNWSSLVSLNLSENQFTTILPNVLFTLSSLVSLDLRSNQFQGYIPGSIANISNLQNLDLSHNNLSSSLPSELFTLKDLVTVDAGGNHLSGPIPSTIGNCTKLKHLRLTDNSLTMSKLLYNCTSLELLGLRGNALSGSIPSNLGKLSSLEYIDISKNKLTGTLPESLGQLSKLETLLIYNNLMEGMVSGILLDNLTSLKYFDASGNSLTLKANASWIPRAQFERLGLGSWNLGLQFPIWLQSQKNLQYLNLSSTRISDTIPSWLFNSATGVVSLSHNQLHGGISHFLCEVKNGKPGLTVLDLKKNSLSGEIPDCWMNYPNITYISLKSNNFIGSIPRSLFSLEYLSHLDLGRNSLTGSITSTL; translated from the exons ATGGGTGGATTAAGGCTTTTCTCTGAGTTCTTACTCATCGCAGCAATTTTACTTTGTTTTCCCAGCATAAATACTGATGCAACTTGCATCACAAGTGAGAAACAAGCTCTTTTAGACTTCAAGAAAAGTTTGATAGATCCTTCTGGTCAGCTCTCATCTTGGAATGACAATGTTGATTGCTGCCAATGGCAAGCAGTTATTTGCAGCAACAAAAGTGGCCATGTGATTCAACTTCGCCTTCAAAATCCTGTTGACGATCTTGAATTGGCATTAAGTGGTAATATCAATCACTCTTTGCTCAATTTGACCCAATTGCGCCACCTTGATTTGAGTCTAAATGATTTCAGCGGACTTCAGATTCCAACATTTTTAGGGTCTCTCAAAAGTTTAAGGTATCTAAATTTATCTCAAGCTAGATTTCAAGGAATGGTTCCCTATCAGCTTGGAAACCTGTCAAGTTTACGAACTTTAAGTGTCGCTGGAGAATTTTGGTCTCCTCTCCAGTCTGACAACCTGCAATGGTTGGCTGGCCTCTCAAATCTGAAGCACTTAGACCTGAGTCACGTGGACCTTAGTccagcttctaattggctagcGGTGATTAACATGATCCCTTCTTTGGTAGAGGTACGCTTGTCCTCTTGTCACTtgtttcaaatttctcaactcATCCACAGCAACTTTTCTTCGCTTACTGTCTTAGATCTTTCTGGAAATGATTTCAGACATGTCATACCTAGATGGATTTTTGATCTTCCTTCCCTTGCTTCTCTTGATTTAAGTAAGAACTTGCTTCTAGGCCCATTGCCCAGAGGTCCTTGGAACATGACATCTCTCAACTACTTGGATCTTTCTTCAAACCATTTGGACGGTTCACTGCCAGATGAACTTATTCATCGTAACAATCTCATCTCTCTCAACCTTCAAGGAAATCAATTCGAAGGTTCCTTGGATGGAATTCGGAATTGGAGTTCCCTTGTATCTTTGAATCTATCAGAGAATCAATTCACTACCATTCTCCCAAACGTATTATTCACTTTAAGTTCCCTAGTTTCACTTGATCTTCGCTCCAATCAGTTTCAAGGTTATATCCCAGGCTCTATTGCCAACATTTCCAACCTTCAAAATCTTGATCTATCTCATAACAATCTTAGCTCCTCTTTGCCAAGTGAACTATTCACATTGAAGGACTTGGTTACAGTCGATGCAGGTGGTAATCACTTGAGTGGACCAATTCCGAGCACTATTGGCAACTGTACCAAGCTAAAACACCTTAGATTAACTGATAATAGTCTTACTATGTCCAAGTTGTTATACAATTGCACAAGTCTAGAATTACTAGGACTCCGAGGCAATGCTCTCTCTGGTTCAATTCCATCTAATCTAGGAAAACTGTCATCCCTGGAGTACATTGATATATCTAAAAACAAACTCACTGGAACTCTTCCTGAAAGTCTTGGGCAGCTTTCCAAACTTGAAACGCTTCTTATTTACAATAATTTGATGGAAGGCATGGTGAGTGGGATTTTACTTGACAATCTGACAAGTTTAAAGTATTTTGATGCATCTGGAAACTCCTTGACCTTAAAAGCGAATGCAAGTTGGATTCCTCGTGCCCAATTTGAAAGACTTGGATTAGGTTCTTGGAATCTCGGTCTTCAATTTCCTATATGGCTCCAATCACAAAAAAACCTTCAGTATTTGAACTTGTCCTCCACAAGAATTTCAGATACTATCCCCTCTTGGTTATTCAACTCAGCAACAGGAGTCGTGTCTCTTTCTCACAATCAACTTCATG GAGGTATTTCTCACTTTTTGTGTGAAGTGAAGAATGGAAAGCCAGGTCTTACAGTTCTGGATCTTAAAAAGAATTCTTTATCAGGAGAAATTCCTGATTGTTGGATGAATTACCCAAACATAACATACATCAGTTTGAAGAGCAATAACTTCATTGGAAGCATTCCAAGGTCATTGTTTTCTTTGGAATATCTGTCTCATTTGGACTTGGGCAGAAACAGCCTCACTGGTTCGATAACTTCGACTTTGTAA